The Nicotiana sylvestris chromosome 6, ASM39365v2, whole genome shotgun sequence genomic sequence gatgacgtccttggaccatgacatcctgggccatgaattgtttaatgagggattcgcatgccatgaaatgatattctcgggccataaaaatggtgcctccgaaccatgacacctttgaataatgatatgcaaatttgagagatccttaggccatgacatggtgtctttaggctatgaggatggtgcctttagactgacgcctttggacaggttggcgatatttcagcccatgatatgcaatgatgtaacaagacaaggtTTAGTCTTGTGAAGCAGAGGGCAGAACTTAACCCGATTTAAAAGCAAGTAGATAGTGGtagaaaatagagcaatattggtGCGAAGAGGGACAATTTAGTTCCATCggtggcaaggattagccttatgcaaatggggaggcaaggattaacttcatgcaagtatggagtcagggcttagactcatgcaggtatggaggcaatgattagcctcatgcaagtatggagttagggcttagactcatgcaggtatggaggcaaggatcagcctcatgcaaaactcgggacagggcttagtcccatgcaaatatggagtcagagattagactcatgaggtagagcttaacctcatgcaagattcgggacaaggcttagtcccatgcaaatatggagtcagagattagactcatgcaaatgtggagtcagagattagactcatgaaaatatggagtcaaggattagactcatgcaaatgtggagtcagagatagactcatgcaaatgtggagtcagagattagactcataaaaatatggagtcaaggattagactcatgcaaatggagtcagggcttagtctcatgctaggagaaggcaacgcttagccttatgaaaacatggaggtagagcttaacctcatgcaaaatgcaggacatggcttagtcccatgcaaatggaagacaGTGCTTAggcttatgcaaatatggagatagagcttaacctcatgcaaaatacgggacagggcttagtcccatgtaaatatggagtcaaggattagactcatgcaaatgtggaggtaaagcttaacctcatgcaagatttgggacatggcttagtcccatgtaaatatggagtcaaggattagactcatgtaaatGTGGAGGTAGAggttaacctcatgcaagattcgggacatggcttagttccatgtaaatatggagtcaaggattagactcatgcaaatgtggaggtagaggttaacctcatgcaagattcgggacatggcttaattccatataaatatggagtcaaggattagactcatacaaatgtggagtcagagattagactcatgcaaatgtggagtcatagattagactcatgcaaatatggagtcaagcaTTAGACTCATGTATATATatagtcaaggattagactcatgcaaatatggagtcaaggattagacttatgcaaagAGAAAATAGCAGATAAGGGGTAGAGTATATCTTAGCTGGGATATGTTCAATGTCTAACAGCTAgatggatggtgaatttgctttgtATGAGAATGTTATCGCCaaatgtgcctgcattcaaagaaaaatcgtttcataaggggaggttggttcttgctttgtTTGCTGGCCTTGCTATGCTCCGTTCTGGAAGCCCCCTTCGAGTCcccctaggtagcacctgactgttataaaaaatagaattttcgaaaaatatacattaaaaaatagagttgttttggaAGTGTAtcgatatatcaagtaattttgatgaactagtgaccgtGACATATTTCAAAGGTATTGCAACtttcttatgttggaattttgagggtcctcctcaaaattctgccccagtttggtagacgATTTTAACTGTTTATGGACGGCAAACCTTGCTGAATCttcttcgaaattttgagaatccttctcaaaattctgccccagttttgactAATTCCTGGCTTCCTGATGTGcgttggcgttggctggacttgctccgaaattttttAGGACCCTCCTCAAAACTCTGCCCCAGTAGGACTGCcgacgtatcccctcttaaataggaATTAGGTcgagcgtagttcaattacatcagaaaggGAATGTGAAATGATTCTaggcatagtatcttttgactgcatttgaatttattggttttggccaaatctctccatccatttctgcaagtatgagtgctcctcttgttagtactctgtgaaccatatatggaccttgctagttgggagagaatttccctctAGCTTTATCTGGGTGTGGaaaaatcttcttcaataccatCTGTCCTGGCGCGAACTACCttagtttgacccttttgttgaaagctctggacattctgttttgatagaGTTGGCCATAGCATACTACGTctatcctctttccatcgataagggccaactgTTCATAGCGGCTTATTACCCATTCCGCATCGCTaagttcagcttcttgtatgactcttaaagaaggaatctctacctcggctgggatgacagcctcgataccataaaccaacatgtagggggttgccccagttgatgtgcgaactgtggtgcagTACCCTAATAGAGAAAagggtaacttttcatgccactgcttgtgattctctaccattttccttagtatcttcttaatgtttttgttggagGCCTCCACGACTCCATTCATCCGAGGTCTGTAggcggtggaattcttgtgcttgatttcgaaagtttcacatatagctttcattagatcactatTTATGTTGGCGGTgttgtcagtaataatggactcaggaTCCCTAAATCGgtagacaatacgatccttgacaaaatctgcgacgaccTTCTTGGTAACAGCTTTGTAAGATGGAACTTCTACCCATTTtatgaagtagtcaatggctactagaacaAACCGATGTCCGTTTGAAGCGGTGGGATCAAccagaccaataacatccatttccTAAGCGGCGAATGgtcaaggtgagcttgttgcattgagcttatTTGGTGgaacttttatcatgtcggcatgcacttgacattgaaagcatttgtgaACATATTGAATACAATCCGTGtctatggtcatccaaaagtaacctgccctgagtatcttcttggctagaacgaaaccattcatgtgcgggccacatgtcccagcatgcacatcctcaagtagcttagaagcttattttgcgtcgacacaccttaggaaacccaaatccggagttcttctgtacatgttccctccgctgtggaagaaatgatttgacaatctccggagcgtacgtttctgaatgtgatttgcatgctccaggtattctccttttaataagtactccttgatgtcatggaaccaaggctttccatctgcttcctcCTTGACATGAGCACAAGATGCtggttgattatggatcctcaccgaaatgggatcaatatagtttttatctggatgttgtatcattgatgacaaagtggctaatgtgtcggcaaactcattctgaattctgggcacatgtcggaattctatcttcgtgaacctccttttcaattcctgcacatggtgcagatatggtaatatcttggaattcttggtggcccattctctttgtacctggtgcacaagcaaatctgagtcaccaatcactagcaactcctgaatgttcatgtcgactgccatattGAGCCCTATTATGTAGGCTTCATATTCCGCCATGCTGTTGGTGTAGGAAAATCTAAGTTTAGCGGatacgggataatgctgacccatttctgataccaaaactgctccaatgcctactcctttgaaatttggggctccatcaaagaacatcctccaaccgtcatatgcttcagtaatgtcttctcctacaaatgatacttcttcgttaggaaaatacgttttcaagggttcgtattcttctTCCACTGGATTTTCAGCGAGGTGGTCTGCTAATGCTTGTCCCTtaactgccttttgagttacatagacgatgtcgaactcactcagtagtatcttccatttagccaacttcccagtaggcatggaCTTCTAAAATATGCACTTCAGAGGAtctatcctggatatgaggtatgtagtgtaggcacataagtaatgcctcaacttctgggatatccaggtcaaagcacagcaagtgcgttcaagcagagaataccgtgcttcataaggtgtgaatttcttgcttagATAGtgtatggcttgctcctttcttcccgtctcatcatgttgtcccaaaacacatccaaaggctccatctaacatggatagataaagtagcaatAGTCGTCTTGGTTCAGGCGGGACTAAAACTGGCGGTGTGGacatgtattccttgattttgtcaaaagctttctgacaatcctcggtccaacttgtctcggcatctttcctcagcatcttgaagatgggttcacatattactgtggactgtgctatgaatcggctgatgtagttgagccgtcccaggaagctcatcacgtcctttttgtttttaggtggtggtaactccggaatagctttgactttagtcggatctagctcgatccctcggcAACTgataatgaatcccaataactttcttgcagggaccccgaatgcacactttgcggggttaacttcaaattgtacctcctgagcctgtcgaagaatttcctcaagtccgctatgtgatctaCGGCCCTCTTGGATCTGATAATGACaccatccacatacacctctatttctttttgtatcatatcatggaaaatggatgtcatagctctcatgtaagtagccccagcattcttcagaccgaacgacatcatcttgtaacagtatacaacCGAAGGCATAATAAAAGCTATCTTttcaacatcttcttcatccatccagatctggtgataacctgcgaagcaatctacaaaggattggagttcattcttagcgcagttatcgatcaagatgtgtatatttggtagtgggaaattatctttgggacttgctctgtttaaatcccgataattaacacataccctgaccttcccatccttcttcggaactggcacaatattagctaaccatgttgggtacttaaccaccctgagaactttggctttgatctgcttagtaacttcctccttgattttcaaactcatgtctagtttgaattttctgagtttctgcttgactggcagacacatgggattagtaggcaacttgtgagatACTATATATATACTCAAACCGTtcatatcgtcatacgaccatgcgaagatatcctcatattccattagaaaatggatgtactcttccttctctattgGTGAAAACTGAATGCTTATGTGGGTCTCTTTGACAATATCtatgtctcccaaatttactgcttctgtttcgtccaagttggatttaggcttgttcttaaaattttcaacttctctgacaatttcctcggctatctcatcttcttcctctgagtcactattctcatgttgcattgcctcattacatgtcacagttacTAGTTCATCTAGAAAAGTtataataacactgtagaagggaaaaagtataaaaataataatgaataatgataaaggatgaatgcatttgattaaaattgagaaaattgttcaaacaaagcttggctTGACGattcgagcatttattttaaaacaaaattgctgaaACATTTAAATGCCTAGAACAACTATAAATTctaccaagctacccagggactcaaCAGACTCGGGATGGTATGGCGATCCAGTTTCTGAGGATAGCTCCCTTTGCCACGGTCTAAATggagaggccttcttcctcctcatcctctattatggcactgcagtccatatcctcatcttccaagaacagatccttcagcccggctagtgcttcttcttcagcagttccccatattgtatccgCCTGATGGAAGTCCTGTTCCAAATAAGGTAttggttgctcaagagggtaatacggtccatgCCATAGAGGCGACCATTCCCTGtactcctgccatgtatactggtatccgagcccaaaagtAGTACTATGATTTTTTAGCCGTATCggcttggtgataccttggaggttctttccccatcttttgccaggttcatatccggaccatgttagtatgctttctattttgttactccaccacttatccttctcgacgacATTGACCCGTtaaatgtgatgataggtttcccctcctaaccTTCTTTTATGTCGGATGGCCAGAATGGtctgactagtgtagatggggttacttccatctccatgaatgattacctcctgacggttccattcgaattttacaaCTTGATGTAGCGCGGAGGGCACGACTCCAGTAGCATGGATCCATGGacggcccaacaaaagattatatgaggttggtatatcaagcacttggaattcaacgtcgaaccaagttggtcccatctgcaagcaaaggttgatttctccaatctggccctctaggacccatcaaaagctttcacattcatgctttctattcgtatttcatggaaacctttgtccaaccttttcaaggTGTCCTGTGGACAAATATTTagactcgaacctccatcaaccaggaccctagcaatgaacttgtcttcaaattgtaccgtaatTTGCAATGCTAGATTGTGACTCAGACCCTCGGGAGGAAGCTcgtcttcgtggaagataatcttatggctctccagcacctgactgaccatgttggccatttctccaccagtaatATGATTGGGTATATAAGCCTCGCTTAGTACTTTTATcggagcattcttgtgtgcctctgaattctgtaaTAGTGACCGGATCGATATCTGAGCAGGGGCTTTGTTCAAatggtcaacaacagaatactcttttgcttgtactttcctccataggtcatctggcccggtctcaatgacaggttgcctagcagtggcatccttacttgaacctcctaggtgttcaggtgtatagactcttccagttctagtcatcccttgtgcggcgtcagattcctctatcttagtcttccctttttgttgagcctcggcaacataatcccagggtatcgcCTCTGAGTTGAACGGGGGATGTGGTTGACaccgtcacagtaaaaggtgtgaccacttctacttcaaatagaGCGGAGGTGGCTACGGGTGGAGCCACAtttacctcaaatggaactgatatggttacctcaacatcaataggtgcctgagtctgaaccatAATAGGAGTGAGcatgactgcaaccttaaagtcatcgccctctcgaataagcccgattggcccctcagggtcccattcttaaTTTGTCTCTATCACGTGTACACCATCActtctatgatcagggaggggattgttgcggacattaggtgcggcttcctttgcctgtatgaccttgttgtcaatgagtgtctgaatcttatcctttaatgttcggcactcagtagtggtgtgccctttcatgctggagtggtatacacaggttttgttcggattgacccattgggatggattttccagTGCCACAGCGGGAATGAGAGTGACGTAATCTGCAGCCTTTAActtttcatacaactggtcgatgggctcagcaatggcggtgcattgtctgggtggcttgcggtcaaaaTTAGGTCTTGgccttggataattttggcgatttggtggtgattggaagtgggaagGTTGGGAATTGTAGGTATGATGGACAACGACTGGctgggaatatctaggagatgagggttgatatgtaggtggtgatgcttggtatgtgggtggagatgCTTGGTATGGAGAGGCTTGGTGTATgggcggaggtgtttgatatgtgggcgaatgtgtttgatatgtgagtggagtttttgggctctgagccaccattactgccccaatatCTCTCTTCTTcaatatgccacctgattgtagtgccttgtTCGTGGCTTGCAGCACCtcgaaatttgttaccatcccgctcttgattccttcctcgattcTTTCCctgagcttgatgatatcagataatttgtgattttcgatgaccataagtctctcataatattgtggatcctgtgctctAATGCagaatttattcatttgttcttcgtccaaagcgggcctgaccttggcggcttccgacctccaacgagtagcatattcgcgaAAAGTCTcagtgggcttcttcttgagattctggatgtagaagacatcaggtgcattttctgtgttgaacctaaaccggtcCACGAAATCTGATgacatgcttacccaattggaccatttcttgggattctggctgatataccaagacaatgcGTCCTCattaaggctcctcataaagagcttcatccgaatcttttcatcttttccaaccccgaccagcttatcacagtaagtccttaggtgaaccctgggatcacctgttccatcgaacattttgaatttgggaggtttgtaccACTTTGGCAATtccacatcgggctgtatgcacagatcttcataattcaaaccttctattcctctatcgccttcaacaccttgaactcggcttgttagcttcttgagttcttcgtCCATATTCTTAATGAGTAGGTCCTTTTCAGATGATTCCGGTGCACAGGAAATTGGCTGGGTAGAGTGTGTTATAGTTTCCATGTATATGGGATTGTTCTGATGAGTGACAGGGATTttggtatagtgatggtcattggtggagttt encodes the following:
- the LOC138871642 gene encoding uncharacterized protein, whose protein sequence is MDEELKKLTSRVQGVEGDRGIEGLNYEDLCIQPDVELPKWYKPPKFKMFDGTGDPRVHLRTYCDKLVGVGKDEKIRMKLFMRSLNEDALSWYISQNPKKWSNWVSMSSDFVDRFRFNTENAPDVFYIQNLKKKPTETFREYATRWRSEAAKVRPALDEEQMNKFCIRAQDPQYYERLMVIENHKLSDIIKLRERIEEGIKSGMVTNFEVLQATNKALQSGGILKKRDIGAVMVAQSPKTPLTYQTHSPTYQTPPPIHQASPYQASPPTYQASPPTYQPSSPRYSQPVVVHHTYNSQPSHFQSPPNRQNYPRPRPNFDRKPPRQCTAIAEPIDQLYEKLKAADYVTLIPAVALENPSQWISIRSLLQNSEAHKNAPIKVLSEAYIPNHITGGEMANMVSQVLESHKIIFHEDELPPEGLSHNLALQITVQFEDKFIARVLVDGGSSLNICPQDTLKRLDKGFHEIRIESMNVKAFDGS